One Thauera sp. K11 DNA window includes the following coding sequences:
- the aceK gene encoding bifunctional isocitrate dehydrogenase kinase/phosphatase — MEPLIGENPVAQAIAHALIEGFDKHYRIFRGTSRRAKEYFEAAQWREQLNAVRERVQFYDDRVDETVRRLHGEFDADSVDNPTWQQVKLHFIGMLINHRQPELAETFFNSVTTRILHRSYFNNDYLFARPAISTEFIESYPPVYSSYYPQDDGLRATVKRIVEDFDWQRSFEDLDRDVGLILRAIRTHLGAWPKMEVNCQLQVLYSAFYRNKTAYIIGKAINGYQEYPFSVAVRHNDAGLLYIDAILLDPWRISVLFSLSRAYFMVDMEVPSGYVQFLRSIMPNKPRSELYTMLGLGKQGKTMFFRDLVAHLRHSNDRFIIAPGIRGLVMLVFTLPSYPYVFKIIKDVFGSSKNMDRATVQRKYLMVKHVDRVGRMADTLEFSNAALPLSRFHPALLEELCTLAPSAFDVEGDKVIIKHFYIERRMTPLNIYLEQAGDDEVEQAVIEYGNAIRELAVANIFPGDMLWKNFGVTRYGRVVFYDYDEIEYMTDMNFRRIPPAPYEDMEMSGEPWYCAGPMDVFPEEFATFLLGSPRVRKAFVKHHRDLLEPAFWQQAQQRIRDGYIEDFFPYPLELRFCRQFGSAAAKRRRREGTRPARTA; from the coding sequence ATGGAACCCCTGATTGGAGAAAACCCGGTTGCACAGGCGATCGCGCATGCGCTGATCGAGGGTTTCGACAAGCATTACCGCATCTTCCGCGGAACCTCGCGGCGGGCGAAGGAGTACTTCGAGGCGGCCCAGTGGCGGGAGCAGCTCAACGCGGTGCGCGAGCGGGTGCAGTTCTACGACGACCGGGTGGACGAGACGGTGCGCCGGCTGCACGGCGAATTCGACGCCGATTCGGTGGACAACCCCACCTGGCAGCAGGTCAAGCTCCATTTCATCGGCATGCTGATCAACCATCGCCAGCCGGAGCTTGCGGAGACCTTCTTCAATTCGGTCACCACCAGGATCCTGCACCGCAGCTACTTCAACAACGACTACCTGTTCGCGCGGCCGGCGATCTCCACCGAGTTCATCGAGTCCTACCCGCCGGTCTATTCCAGCTACTACCCGCAGGATGACGGCCTGCGCGCGACAGTGAAGCGCATCGTCGAGGACTTCGACTGGCAGCGCAGCTTCGAGGACCTGGACCGCGACGTGGGCCTGATCCTGCGCGCGATCCGGACGCACCTCGGCGCGTGGCCGAAGATGGAGGTCAATTGCCAGTTGCAGGTGCTGTATTCGGCCTTCTACCGCAACAAGACCGCCTACATCATCGGCAAGGCGATCAACGGCTACCAGGAGTACCCGTTCTCGGTGGCGGTGCGGCACAACGACGCCGGCCTGCTCTACATCGACGCCATCCTGCTCGATCCCTGGCGCATCTCGGTGCTGTTCTCGCTGTCGCGCGCCTACTTCATGGTCGACATGGAAGTGCCGTCCGGCTACGTGCAGTTCCTGCGCTCCATCATGCCGAACAAGCCGCGTTCCGAGCTTTATACGATGCTGGGGCTGGGCAAGCAGGGCAAGACGATGTTCTTCCGCGACCTGGTCGCCCACCTGCGCCACTCGAACGACCGCTTCATCATCGCGCCCGGCATCCGCGGGCTGGTGATGCTGGTGTTCACGCTGCCGTCCTACCCTTACGTGTTCAAGATCATCAAGGACGTGTTCGGCAGCTCGAAGAACATGGACCGCGCCACCGTCCAGCGCAAGTACCTGATGGTCAAGCACGTCGACCGGGTCGGCCGCATGGCCGACACGCTGGAATTCTCCAACGCCGCGCTGCCGCTGTCGCGCTTCCACCCCGCCCTGCTCGAGGAGCTGTGCACGCTGGCGCCCAGCGCCTTCGACGTGGAGGGCGACAAGGTGATCATCAAGCACTTCTACATCGAACGCCGCATGACGCCGCTCAACATCTACCTGGAACAGGCCGGGGACGACGAGGTGGAGCAGGCGGTCATCGAATACGGCAACGCCATCCGGGAACTGGCGGTCGCCAACATCTTCCCCGGCGACATGCTGTGGAAGAACTTCGGCGTCACCCGCTACGGCCGGGTCGTGTTCTACGACTACGACGAGATCGAGTACATGACCGACATGAACTTCCGCCGCATCCCGCCCGCGCCCTACGAGGACATGGAGATGTCGGGCGAGCCGTGGTACTGCGCCGGGCCGATGGACGTGTTCCCGGAAGAGTTCGCCACCTTCCTGCTGGGCTCGCCGCGCGTGCGCAAAGCCTTCGTCAAGCACCACCGCGACCTGCTGGAGCCCGCCTTCTGGCAGCAGGCGCAGCAGCGCATCCGCGACGGCTACATCGAGGACTTCTTTCCGTATCCGCTCGAACTGCGCTTTTGCAGGCAGTTCGGCAGCGCCGCGGCGAAGAGGCGCCGCCGGGAGGGGACGCGGCCCGCACGCACGGCGTGA
- a CDS encoding NUDIX hydrolase, with protein MPHAGIPTGVHMVCEREGCILLMRRAGTGFFDGLYSLPGGHVEPGESVLQAAVREMREETGLTVALQDLEWVGVVHRLSDTNRIDFFVRATRWNGEPAIREPGKCDRMGWFDAAALPEATVPYVREALRAGPGPWMLELGWRG; from the coding sequence ATGCCCCATGCGGGCATCCCGACCGGCGTGCACATGGTGTGCGAGCGCGAGGGATGCATCCTGCTGATGCGGCGCGCCGGCACCGGCTTCTTCGACGGGCTGTACAGCCTGCCGGGCGGCCATGTGGAGCCGGGCGAATCCGTACTGCAGGCCGCGGTGCGCGAGATGCGCGAGGAGACTGGGCTGACGGTGGCCCTGCAGGACCTGGAATGGGTCGGCGTGGTGCATCGGCTGTCCGATACCAATCGCATCGACTTCTTCGTGCGTGCGACGCGCTGGAACGGCGAGCCCGCCATCCGCGAGCCCGGGAAGTGCGACCGCATGGGATGGTTCGACGCCGCCGCCTTGCCCGAGGCGACGGTGCCCTATGTGCGCGAGGCGCTGCGGGCGGGGCCGGGGCCCTGGATGCTCGAACTCGGCTGGCGCGGCTGA
- the soxZ gene encoding thiosulfate oxidation carrier complex protein SoxZ translates to MTNPTRIRATVKDGITEVRARMSHAMETGQRKTAAGGLVPAHFITDLTVHHGDRVVLSAQFGPSVSANPYLAFKFRGGAAGERVRVSWIDNKGESRSDEAEIA, encoded by the coding sequence ATGACGAACCCGACGCGCATCCGCGCGACCGTGAAGGACGGCATCACCGAGGTGCGCGCCAGGATGTCCCACGCGATGGAGACCGGGCAGCGCAAGACCGCCGCGGGCGGGCTGGTGCCGGCCCACTTCATCACCGATCTGACCGTGCATCACGGCGACCGCGTCGTGCTCAGTGCGCAGTTCGGCCCGTCGGTGTCGGCGAACCCCTACCTCGCGTTCAAGTTCCGGGGCGGCGCCGCGGGCGAGCGCGTGCGCGTGAGCTGGATCGACAACAAGGGCGAAAGCCGCAGCGACGAAGCCGAGATCGCATGA
- the icd gene encoding NADP-dependent isocitrate dehydrogenase — translation MSESRIKVPAGGQKIVPGQPTPDNPIIPFIEGDGIGVDITPVMIKVIDAAVAKAYGGRRRIHWMEVYAGEKSVGLYGPDQWIPQETFDALKEYSVSIKGPMTTPVGGGIRSLNVALRQELDLYQCLRPVRYFKGVPSPLKDPSKTDMVIFRENTEDIYAGVEWQADSDAAKKVIRFLQDEMGVTKIRFPQNCGIGVKPVSVEGSSRLVRAAIRYAIDNDRKSVTLVHKGNIMKFTEGLFRDVGYQVAKNEFGAQPIDGGPWCSFQNPATGREIVIKDAIADAFLQQILLRPAEYDVIACCNLNGDYISDALAAQVGGIGIAPGANISDKYACFEATHGTAPKYAGLDKVNPGSIILSAEMMLRHLGWREAADLVIKAVEAAIGDKVVTYDFARLMDGATEVGCSAFGDAMIARM, via the coding sequence ATGAGCGAATCCAGGATCAAGGTACCCGCCGGCGGCCAGAAGATCGTGCCCGGGCAGCCGACCCCCGACAATCCCATCATCCCCTTCATCGAGGGCGACGGCATCGGCGTGGACATCACGCCGGTGATGATCAAGGTGATCGATGCCGCGGTGGCCAAAGCCTACGGCGGCAGGCGCAGGATCCACTGGATGGAGGTCTATGCCGGCGAGAAGTCCGTCGGGCTCTACGGCCCGGACCAGTGGATACCGCAGGAAACCTTCGACGCGCTCAAGGAGTACTCGGTGTCGATCAAGGGGCCGATGACGACGCCCGTCGGCGGCGGCATCCGCTCGCTGAACGTCGCGCTGCGCCAGGAACTCGACCTCTACCAGTGCCTGCGCCCGGTGCGCTATTTCAAGGGCGTGCCCTCGCCGCTGAAGGACCCGAGCAAGACCGACATGGTGATCTTCCGCGAGAACACGGAAGACATCTACGCCGGCGTCGAATGGCAGGCCGACTCCGACGCTGCGAAGAAAGTCATCAGGTTCCTGCAGGACGAAATGGGGGTCACGAAGATCCGCTTCCCGCAGAACTGCGGCATCGGCGTCAAGCCGGTGTCGGTCGAAGGCTCCTCACGCCTGGTACGCGCCGCGATCAGGTACGCGATCGACAACGACCGCAAGAGCGTGACCCTGGTGCACAAGGGCAACATCATGAAGTTCACCGAAGGGCTGTTCCGCGACGTCGGCTACCAGGTGGCGAAGAACGAATTCGGCGCCCAGCCGATCGACGGCGGCCCGTGGTGCTCGTTCCAGAACCCGGCCACCGGCCGCGAGATCGTCATCAAGGACGCCATCGCCGATGCCTTCCTGCAGCAGATCCTGCTGCGCCCGGCCGAGTACGACGTGATCGCCTGCTGCAACCTCAACGGCGACTACATCTCCGATGCGCTCGCCGCGCAGGTCGGCGGCATCGGCATCGCGCCGGGCGCCAACATCTCCGACAAGTACGCCTGCTTCGAGGCTACCCACGGCACCGCGCCGAAGTACGCCGGCCTCGACAAGGTGAATCCGGGCTCCATCATCCTGTCGGCCGAGATGATGCTGCGCCACCTCGGCTGGCGCGAGGCCGCCGACCTGGTGATCAAGGCCGTGGAAGCGGCGATCGGCGACAAGGTGGTGACCTACGACTTCGCCCGCCTGATGGACGGCGCCACCGAGGTCGGCTGCTCGGCGTTCGGCGACGCGATGATCGCGCGCATGTGA
- the coaBC gene encoding bifunctional phosphopantothenoylcysteine decarboxylase/phosphopantothenate--cysteine ligase CoaBC translates to MNGLQGRKIVLGVTGGVAAYKAAELVRLLGKAGADVHVVLTEGGARFVTPVTFQALSGNTVWSDLWDARMPNNMAHIDLGRDADAILVAPATADFIARLVHGLADDLLTTLCLARDVPLIVAPAMNRQMWDSPPTQRNVARLRADGVAVFGPAAGDQACGEVGMGRMLEPEELVELLEGFFVPKRLAGRKVVMTAGPTFEAIDPVRGITNISSGKMGYALARACVQAGAEVVLVSGPVSLPVPLGVECVPAASALDMRAAVLRALPDADVFIGVAAVADYRPLQASEHKLKKTGEALSIALTQNPDILAEVTALPAAPFCVGFAAESRDLDAYAEGKRRNKRLPLLVGNLVSDGMGGDDNTVVLYDDAGRHPLPRASKAEVARGIVDHLAAMLPPRV, encoded by the coding sequence ATGAACGGTCTACAGGGCAGGAAAATCGTGCTGGGCGTCACCGGCGGTGTCGCGGCATACAAGGCGGCCGAACTCGTGCGGCTGCTGGGCAAGGCGGGCGCCGACGTGCATGTGGTGCTCACCGAGGGCGGTGCGCGCTTCGTCACGCCGGTCACCTTCCAGGCGCTGTCGGGCAACACCGTATGGTCCGACCTGTGGGATGCGCGCATGCCCAACAACATGGCGCACATCGACCTCGGCCGCGATGCGGACGCCATCCTGGTGGCGCCGGCGACGGCCGACTTCATCGCCCGGCTGGTGCATGGCCTCGCCGACGACCTGCTGACGACGCTGTGCCTCGCGCGCGACGTGCCGCTGATCGTGGCGCCGGCGATGAACCGGCAGATGTGGGACTCGCCGCCCACGCAGCGCAACGTCGCCCGACTGCGCGCCGACGGCGTGGCGGTGTTCGGTCCGGCCGCGGGCGACCAGGCATGCGGCGAGGTCGGCATGGGGCGCATGCTCGAGCCGGAGGAACTCGTCGAACTCCTTGAGGGTTTCTTCGTGCCCAAGCGCCTGGCCGGCCGCAAGGTGGTGATGACCGCCGGGCCGACCTTCGAGGCCATCGATCCGGTGCGCGGCATCACCAACATCAGCTCGGGCAAGATGGGCTATGCCCTGGCACGCGCGTGCGTCCAGGCGGGGGCCGAGGTGGTGCTGGTGAGCGGGCCGGTGTCGCTGCCGGTGCCGCTCGGCGTCGAGTGCGTGCCGGCCGCCAGTGCGCTGGACATGCGTGCCGCGGTGCTGCGGGCGCTGCCCGATGCGGACGTGTTCATCGGCGTGGCGGCGGTGGCCGACTACCGGCCGCTGCAGGCGTCGGAGCACAAGCTCAAGAAGACGGGCGAGGCGCTGTCCATCGCGCTGACACAGAACCCTGACATCCTTGCCGAGGTGACGGCCCTGCCGGCCGCACCGTTCTGCGTCGGCTTCGCGGCCGAGAGCCGCGACCTCGACGCCTACGCCGAGGGCAAGCGGCGCAACAAGCGCCTGCCGCTGCTCGTGGGCAACCTCGTGAGCGACGGCATGGGCGGCGACGACAATACCGTCGTCCTGTACGACGATGCCGGACGCCATCCGCTGCCGCGCGCCTCCAAGGCCGAGGTGGCGCGCGGCATCGTCGACCACCTTGCCGCCATGCTGCCGCCCAGGGTCTGA
- the radC gene encoding RadC family protein: protein MAITDWPTDERPREKLLTRGSQALSDAELLAIFLRVGIRGQSAVDLARSLMHRFGSLTRLCNASADDFAAVPGMGLAKYAQLQAVMELARRALTETMAERTLFDSPQAVRDWLRLRLGHLPHETFCVLLLDARHRLIDAADLFRGSLTQTSVYPREVVKLALQRNASAVIFAHNHPSGATEPSTADEVLTRALKDALSLVDVRVLDHFVVPAHGMPVSFAERGLL from the coding sequence ATGGCAATCACCGACTGGCCCACGGACGAAAGACCACGCGAAAAGCTGCTCACACGCGGCTCCCAGGCGCTATCCGATGCCGAACTGCTGGCCATCTTCCTGCGCGTCGGCATTCGCGGCCAAAGCGCGGTCGACCTCGCACGCAGCCTGATGCACCGTTTCGGCAGCCTCACCCGGCTGTGCAATGCCAGTGCCGACGATTTCGCCGCCGTCCCGGGCATGGGGCTGGCGAAGTATGCCCAACTGCAGGCAGTGATGGAACTGGCCCGGCGCGCACTCACCGAGACGATGGCCGAACGCACGCTGTTCGATTCGCCGCAGGCGGTGCGCGACTGGCTGCGCCTGCGCCTGGGCCACCTGCCCCACGAAACCTTCTGCGTGCTGCTGCTCGATGCGCGCCACCGCCTGATCGATGCCGCGGACCTGTTCCGCGGCTCGCTGACGCAGACCTCGGTCTATCCGCGAGAGGTGGTCAAGCTCGCGCTGCAGCGCAACGCCTCGGCGGTCATCTTCGCGCACAACCACCCGTCCGGCGCCACCGAGCCGAGCACGGCCGACGAGGTGCTGACGCGCGCGCTCAAGGATGCGCTGTCACTGGTGGACGTCCGCGTGCTCGATCATTTCGTCGTTCCCGCCCACGGCATGCCGGTTTCGTTCGCAGAGCGGGGCCTGCTCTGA
- the rpmB gene encoding 50S ribosomal protein L28: MARVCQVTGKAPMVGNNVSHANNKTKRRFLPNLQNRRFWSETENRWIRLRVSNAGLRTIDKKGIDVVVAELRARGEKL, translated from the coding sequence ATGGCTCGCGTCTGCCAAGTCACCGGTAAAGCACCGATGGTGGGAAACAACGTCTCCCACGCCAACAACAAGACCAAGCGCCGTTTCCTGCCGAACCTGCAGAATCGCCGGTTCTGGAGCGAGACCGAAAACCGCTGGATCCGCCTGCGCGTATCCAATGCCGGCCTGCGCACCATCGACAAGAAGGGCATCGACGTCGTCGTTGCCGAGCTTCGCGCCCGCGGCGAGAAGCTGTAA
- a CDS encoding lipase family protein yields MNDDNQNASADHHRQATQNIGGSAGTTAITTPEEDPRRIRLTLPTGKVLPIIFLPGIMGSHLRMSRARQEKLKRDDNIAWRPDYMFETVGRVVHDPDVRQLNFDPDETEVEVYEWTSDGERFDPKQANDKRHDNVPDTLDDIPPLLMADPEPEGLHAAKNPATASAAQKARWRGWSEVMFGTYGTLLKQLEARLNNATHGSEQINAIWDFRYVDKAVDTWGRPAGAPPPPVTADDLKALASGWCPVHAMGYNWLQSNGKQAKKIAKRIRALIRRYKDLGFECPGVILVTHSMAGLLGRALMHKDYGNLTANEVLGIVHGVMPTHGAAATYKRMRAGFEGASGINPLSRLKESIIQQVLGETGKEVTAVLANAPGALELLPNDLYGYGWLQVRDRDGNTLLKLPREPFGEEYAAIQSARKHGRPLPGPLKPNKSLEGIYTQPAEAWWRLINPDWIDPAKKYEGDKERALEAVTKRLENAMKFHGAIQDTFHPCTYAHYGDDSRHAAYGNVVWEVVAGDVARAGDPLGWTLLEDDGEGRLKVRGEQGVVLTLRLQPPAEAGDQTVPAARSAAWVRGTVLVQTGYEHQSSYEDWDAIAATLHSIVKIAVAQAAQQPESSS; encoded by the coding sequence ATGAACGACGACAACCAGAACGCATCCGCGGACCATCATCGCCAGGCGACTCAAAACATAGGCGGCTCTGCCGGTACGACGGCAATCACGACCCCGGAAGAAGACCCGCGACGTATCAGGCTGACGCTGCCCACTGGCAAGGTGCTGCCCATCATCTTTCTGCCCGGCATCATGGGCAGCCATTTGCGGATGAGCCGTGCCCGCCAGGAAAAGCTGAAGCGCGATGACAACATCGCCTGGCGGCCGGACTATATGTTCGAGACGGTGGGTCGCGTAGTACATGATCCGGATGTCCGCCAACTCAACTTCGACCCCGACGAAACGGAAGTCGAAGTGTACGAATGGACCAGCGACGGCGAGCGCTTCGACCCGAAGCAGGCCAACGACAAGCGGCACGACAACGTGCCCGACACGCTGGACGACATCCCGCCGCTGCTGATGGCCGACCCGGAACCGGAGGGCCTGCATGCCGCGAAGAATCCCGCGACGGCCAGCGCTGCGCAAAAGGCCCGCTGGCGCGGCTGGAGCGAAGTCATGTTCGGCACCTACGGCACGCTGCTGAAGCAACTCGAAGCCCGCCTCAACAATGCCACGCACGGCAGCGAGCAGATAAATGCCATCTGGGACTTCAGGTACGTCGACAAGGCGGTCGATACCTGGGGCCGGCCGGCCGGCGCGCCGCCGCCGCCCGTGACGGCCGACGACCTCAAGGCGCTGGCATCGGGCTGGTGCCCCGTCCATGCCATGGGCTACAACTGGCTGCAGAGCAACGGCAAGCAGGCCAAGAAGATTGCCAAGCGCATCCGGGCGCTGATCCGGCGCTACAAGGACCTCGGCTTCGAGTGCCCCGGCGTCATCCTCGTCACCCACAGCATGGCTGGGCTGCTCGGCCGGGCGCTGATGCACAAGGACTACGGCAACCTCACCGCCAACGAGGTGCTCGGCATCGTCCATGGCGTCATGCCCACTCACGGGGCGGCCGCCACCTACAAGCGCATGCGCGCGGGCTTCGAAGGGGCGAGCGGAATCAACCCCCTGTCCCGGCTCAAGGAAAGCATTATCCAGCAGGTGCTCGGAGAGACCGGCAAGGAAGTCACCGCCGTGCTGGCCAACGCCCCGGGCGCCCTCGAACTGCTGCCCAACGACCTCTATGGCTACGGCTGGCTGCAAGTGCGGGACCGCGACGGCAACACCCTGCTCAAACTGCCTCGGGAACCGTTCGGCGAAGAGTATGCGGCGATCCAGTCCGCCCGCAAGCACGGCAGGCCGCTCCCCGGACCGCTCAAGCCGAACAAGTCCCTGGAAGGCATCTACACCCAGCCGGCCGAGGCGTGGTGGCGCCTGATCAACCCGGACTGGATCGATCCGGCGAAAAAGTATGAAGGCGACAAGGAGCGGGCGCTGGAGGCTGTGACGAAACGACTGGAGAACGCAATGAAGTTCCACGGTGCGATCCAGGACACCTTCCACCCCTGCACCTACGCCCACTACGGCGACGACAGCCGGCATGCGGCCTACGGCAACGTGGTGTGGGAGGTCGTCGCCGGAGACGTGGCGCGGGCCGGCGACCCGCTTGGCTGGACCCTGCTCGAGGACGACGGCGAAGGCCGGCTCAAAGTGCGGGGGGAGCAGGGCGTGGTGCTCACCCTGCGCCTGCAGCCCCCGGCCGAGGCCGGCGACCAAACGGTGCCGGCGGCCCGCTCCGCGGCCTGGGTCAGGGGCACCGTCCTCGTTCAGACCGGCTACGAACATCAGTCCAGTTATGAGGACTGGGACGCCATTGCCGCCACCCTCCACAGCATCGTCAAGATCGCGGTCGCCCAAGCCGCCCAACAACCGGAGTCCTCGTCATGA
- the rpmG gene encoding 50S ribosomal protein L33, with the protein MAKGIREKIKLESTAGTGHFYTTSKNKRTTPGKLEFNKYDPVARKHVPYKEIKLK; encoded by the coding sequence ATGGCAAAAGGCATCCGCGAAAAGATCAAGCTGGAATCGACCGCCGGCACCGGTCATTTCTACACCACGTCCAAGAACAAGCGCACCACGCCCGGAAAGCTCGAGTTCAACAAGTACGACCCGGTCGCACGCAAGCACGTGCCGTACAAGGAAATCAAGCTGAAGTGA
- a CDS encoding NAD(P)/FAD-dependent oxidoreductase, translating to MPNRRGFMKGLAGAVGAAALGSLAACAGVAPSRARAHVVVVGGGFGGATAAKYLRMWSQGEVDVTLVERNASFVSCPISNLVVGGYRELAGITASYAGLQSKWGVRLINDEATAIDAGKRTVSTAASGTLSYDRLVLSPGIDFLPNAVPGLEGNFERIPHAWKAGPQTVLLRRQLQDMADGGVFVLHIPKAPFRCPPGPYERACVVASYLRRHKPRSKVLVLDANGEIQSKKALFAKVFEGYGGLIEYVPNSELRSVDAATRSAELEFDRIRADVLNVIPPMRAGTIATKAGLPLSNGRWVDVDWLTMEAKGVAGVHVLGDALQPAPAMPKSGHMANQHAKVAAAAILNLLAGEAPNPAPVVMNTCYSFVDDRNVIHIASVHQYDAAKRQPIPVEGAGGLSTVASEAEGRFALAWAKNIWADMLA from the coding sequence ATGCCGAATCGACGCGGCTTCATGAAGGGCCTCGCCGGCGCCGTCGGCGCCGCCGCGCTGGGCAGCCTCGCCGCCTGTGCCGGCGTCGCGCCGTCGCGCGCACGTGCCCACGTGGTGGTGGTCGGCGGCGGCTTCGGCGGCGCCACGGCCGCGAAATACCTGCGCATGTGGAGCCAGGGCGAGGTCGACGTGACGCTGGTCGAGCGCAACGCCAGCTTCGTCTCCTGCCCGATCTCGAACCTGGTGGTGGGCGGCTACCGCGAGCTTGCCGGCATCACCGCGTCCTATGCCGGCCTGCAGTCGAAATGGGGCGTGCGGCTGATCAACGACGAAGCCACCGCGATCGACGCCGGCAAGCGCACGGTGAGCACCGCCGCCAGCGGCACGCTGAGCTACGACCGGCTCGTGCTGTCGCCGGGCATCGACTTCCTGCCCAACGCCGTGCCCGGCCTCGAAGGCAACTTCGAGCGCATTCCGCATGCCTGGAAGGCCGGGCCGCAGACGGTGCTGCTGCGCCGGCAACTGCAGGACATGGCCGACGGCGGCGTGTTCGTGCTGCACATCCCGAAGGCGCCCTTCCGCTGCCCGCCCGGCCCCTACGAGCGCGCCTGCGTCGTGGCGAGCTACCTGCGCCGGCACAAACCGCGCTCCAAGGTGCTGGTGCTGGATGCCAACGGCGAGATCCAGTCGAAGAAAGCGCTGTTCGCCAAGGTATTCGAGGGCTACGGCGGACTGATCGAATACGTGCCCAATAGCGAACTGCGTTCGGTCGACGCCGCGACGCGCAGCGCGGAACTGGAGTTCGACCGCATCCGCGCCGACGTGCTCAACGTGATCCCGCCCATGCGCGCCGGCACCATCGCCACGAAGGCCGGGCTGCCCCTGTCGAACGGCCGCTGGGTCGATGTCGACTGGCTGACGATGGAAGCGAAAGGCGTCGCCGGCGTGCATGTGCTCGGCGATGCCCTGCAGCCCGCGCCGGCCATGCCCAAGTCCGGCCACATGGCCAACCAGCACGCCAAGGTGGCCGCCGCGGCCATCCTGAACCTGCTTGCCGGCGAGGCGCCCAACCCCGCGCCGGTCGTCATGAACACCTGCTACAGCTTCGTCGACGACCGCAACGTGATCCACATCGCCTCGGTGCATCAATACGATGCCGCCAAGCGGCAGCCGATTCCGGTGGAGGGCGCGGGCGGCCTGTCGACCGTGGCCAGCGAGGCCGAGGGCCGGTTCGCACTGGCCTGGGCGAAGAACATCTGGGCCGACATGCTGGCCTGA
- the dut gene encoding dUTP diphosphatase: MHRIDIKILDERLKGHLPAYATGGSAGLDLRACLPAAVTLHPGETTLVPSGLAIHLADPGLAAMVLPRSGLGHKHGIVLGNLVGLIDSDYQGQIFVSVWNRGRGSFTVQPMERIAQLVVVPVLQVALNVVDDFAASERGSNGFGSTGQH, from the coding sequence ATGCACCGAATCGACATCAAGATCCTGGACGAGCGGCTCAAGGGCCATCTGCCGGCCTATGCCACCGGTGGTTCCGCCGGCCTGGACCTGCGCGCCTGCCTGCCGGCGGCGGTCACCCTGCATCCGGGCGAGACGACGCTGGTGCCGAGCGGCCTGGCGATCCACCTGGCAGACCCCGGCCTCGCTGCCATGGTGCTGCCGCGCTCCGGGCTCGGGCACAAGCACGGCATCGTGCTCGGCAACCTCGTCGGGCTGATCGATTCCGACTACCAGGGGCAGATCTTCGTGTCGGTCTGGAACCGCGGGCGCGGCAGTTTCACCGTCCAGCCGATGGAGCGCATCGCCCAACTGGTGGTCGTGCCGGTGCTGCAGGTCGCGTTGAACGTCGTCGACGACTTCGCCGCCAGCGAACGCGGCAGCAACGGCTTCGGCAGCACGGGGCAGCACTGA
- a CDS encoding c-type cytochrome: MKLTPALALLCLLGTAGAAAAADPNLARNLAATCANCHGTDGRSVGGMDRLAGESRDGLLQKLLAFKSGERPATIMHQIARGYSNEQLALIAGYFAAQRAQD, from the coding sequence GTGAAACTCACCCCTGCCCTCGCCCTGCTGTGCCTGTTGGGCACGGCCGGCGCCGCCGCTGCGGCCGATCCGAACCTCGCCCGCAACCTCGCCGCGACCTGTGCGAATTGCCACGGGACCGACGGCCGCAGCGTCGGCGGCATGGACAGGCTGGCCGGCGAATCGCGCGACGGGCTGCTGCAAAAGCTGCTCGCCTTCAAGTCCGGCGAGCGGCCGGCCACGATCATGCACCAGATCGCCCGGGGCTACAGCAACGAACAGCTCGCGCTGATCGCCGGCTATTTTGCCGCCCAGCGGGCCCAGGATTGA
- the soxY gene encoding thiosulfate oxidation carrier protein SoxY yields the protein MDHQRREALRAAGGLGLFALLAAAGLIGPELAQAAQNRAGFEAHTLEAALSALGAGKPAASTDIELNVPDLNENGAAVRLGIVSRLPKTEQIAILIEKNPNLLAAHFTLPEGTVADLQAEVKMSQSSDIHVLVKADGRFYAIRKEVKVTIGGCGA from the coding sequence ATGGATCACCAACGCAGGGAAGCGCTGCGGGCGGCCGGCGGGCTGGGCCTGTTCGCGCTGCTCGCGGCCGCCGGCCTGATCGGCCCGGAACTCGCGCAGGCCGCGCAGAACCGTGCCGGCTTCGAGGCGCACACGCTGGAGGCGGCGCTGTCGGCGCTCGGCGCGGGCAAGCCGGCGGCGAGCACCGACATCGAACTCAACGTGCCCGACCTCAACGAGAACGGCGCGGCGGTGCGCCTGGGCATCGTCAGCCGGCTGCCGAAGACCGAGCAGATCGCCATCCTGATCGAGAAGAACCCCAACCTGCTGGCGGCGCACTTCACCCTCCCCGAGGGCACGGTCGCCGACCTGCAGGCCGAGGTGAAGATGAGCCAGTCGTCCGACATCCACGTGCTGGTGAAGGCGGATGGGCGCTTCTACGCGATCAGGAAGGAAGTGAAGGTCACCATCGGCGGCTGCGGCGCCTGA